A genomic window from Sphingobacterium spiritivorum includes:
- a CDS encoding DUF5017 domain-containing protein: MKKIWINTIAILSIFYMNSCQKDIPQKVSFEANPDRMEIGLQDSVTFTYTGYADVISFYSGEKGREYQYRDRTEMEGLSMELSIASRVLYGSQEKNVKLMYSTAFSGNYSAAGIKEEEWTDISDKFTWSTAAVPNGIAATTTASGPADLSSLLVPGKPIYFAYRYESQAATSAATGGRSWRLPVFDLATRTPEGTRAVLATVRTAGWKIVPVLTGVNKASYWTISSSDPYLFFTPNSTLEPHIHWVITAPFAPTSVKPDKPLVQKAMIDPMPQRLTYKFTAPGTYKVTFVAQNVNYKGEETAVKQFDIKVNP; this comes from the coding sequence ATGAAAAAGATTTGGATCAATACAATAGCTATACTTAGCATTTTTTATATGAATTCCTGTCAGAAAGATATTCCTCAAAAAGTATCTTTCGAGGCTAATCCTGACCGTATGGAAATAGGTCTGCAGGATTCGGTGACCTTTACCTATACCGGATATGCAGATGTGATATCTTTCTATTCGGGAGAAAAGGGACGTGAATACCAGTACCGGGATCGTACCGAAATGGAGGGATTGAGCATGGAACTCTCCATAGCCTCACGTGTATTATACGGTTCGCAGGAGAAGAATGTGAAACTGATGTATTCGACAGCATTCTCCGGAAATTATTCGGCAGCAGGGATCAAGGAGGAAGAGTGGACAGATATCAGTGATAAATTTACCTGGTCTACAGCAGCTGTTCCTAACGGTATCGCTGCCACGACTACAGCATCCGGTCCTGCAGACCTTTCTTCTTTACTGGTACCGGGTAAGCCTATCTATTTTGCTTACCGGTATGAAAGTCAGGCGGCTACCTCTGCCGCTACGGGCGGAAGATCATGGAGACTGCCTGTATTTGATCTGGCCACTAGGACACCGGAGGGCACACGTGCTGTACTGGCCACTGTGCGCACAGCAGGATGGAAGATTGTCCCTGTGCTGACAGGTGTCAACAAGGCCAGCTACTGGACCATCAGCTCTTCAGATCCGTATCTGTTCTTTACACCCAACAGTACACTGGAACCGCATATTCATTGGGTGATCACGGCTCCGTTTGCACCAACGAGTGTCAAACCGGATAAACCATTGGTTCAGAAAGCTATGATAGATCCGATGCCGCAACGCCTGACCTACAAATTCACAGCTCCGGGTACATATAAAGTAACATTCGTTGCGCAGAATGTGAATTACAAAGGAGAAGAGACGGCTGTAAAACAATTTGATATTAAAGTGAATCCATAA
- a CDS encoding RagB/SusD family nutrient uptake outer membrane protein: MKKILISLVIGAAALTSCNKFLEILPTSTVAPQNFFRNEAEAEMALTGVYDILAKSGTYGRTIYFELDIADDSFVALSSWTQDLALFNYNPSDTKVTDLWNYLYTGINRANTLLDNIDRVDMDATKRKAIEGQALFLRAYYYFILTNYWGNIPVRTTATSSVTDNDLEFTPYSEVYKMIVADMEKAADMVNPASAYGHAGRVTKQTVWGILARVNLKMGGAPLHDQSRYAEAKKWAEKVILGGGNALNPDFREVFKNMSKGTYDVKESMWEVEFNRYNGTQNEEGSLGSINGIAASATTPWGFSYGAKHAIPYYFNMFENYPMTINGVSQILSPDMRRDWTIGSYYYSGNLKAGYNGTQIYNRMDAKWRREYEPTDPKFNGTTTINFPLLRYSDVLLMYAEADNEINGPQSQAVEYVNQVRRRAYGKTLGNGVYYVTVDNGGTGYTQEPQVNIVGGGGYDAEARAVISAGKVTSIMLLNPGQGFTSVPNVIIAGNGTGATATATLDPRATVNADLKTNETLDKVAFRLAVRRERALELGYEGLRRFDLVRWGDYISTMKNVAVHIKSTATGTSATYAYASRHGDNISPRDTLLAVPSREIQMNKKAKQNNGW; encoded by the coding sequence ATGAAAAAAATACTGATATCTTTAGTCATTGGAGCAGCTGCATTGACATCCTGCAACAAATTTCTGGAAATATTGCCGACCAGTACTGTTGCTCCTCAGAATTTCTTCCGGAATGAGGCCGAGGCAGAAATGGCACTGACGGGAGTATATGATATTCTCGCCAAATCCGGAACATACGGTCGTACAATCTATTTTGAACTTGATATCGCTGACGATAGTTTTGTCGCACTTTCTTCCTGGACACAGGATCTTGCCTTATTTAATTACAACCCTTCCGATACAAAAGTTACAGACCTGTGGAATTATCTCTATACGGGAATCAACAGGGCTAATACCTTACTTGATAATATTGACCGCGTAGATATGGATGCTACCAAAAGAAAAGCAATTGAAGGGCAGGCTTTATTCTTAAGAGCATACTACTACTTTATATTGACCAACTATTGGGGTAATATCCCTGTACGTACTACCGCAACCTCTTCAGTGACGGATAATGACCTGGAGTTTACACCCTACAGCGAGGTGTATAAGATGATTGTTGCAGATATGGAAAAGGCGGCAGATATGGTCAATCCTGCCTCTGCTTACGGACATGCAGGACGGGTTACCAAACAAACGGTATGGGGTATTCTTGCACGTGTCAATCTCAAAATGGGCGGAGCCCCTTTGCATGATCAGTCCCGCTATGCGGAAGCAAAAAAATGGGCGGAAAAAGTAATCCTCGGAGGAGGAAATGCATTGAACCCGGATTTTAGAGAGGTTTTCAAGAACATGAGTAAAGGAACTTATGATGTGAAGGAATCCATGTGGGAAGTTGAATTTAACCGGTACAATGGTACACAGAATGAAGAGGGTTCACTTGGTTCCATCAATGGTATAGCTGCTTCTGCTACCACACCATGGGGATTCAGCTATGGTGCAAAGCATGCGATTCCGTATTACTTTAATATGTTTGAAAATTATCCGATGACGATCAATGGGGTAAGTCAGATCCTTTCTCCCGATATGCGGAGAGACTGGACAATCGGATCGTATTACTACTCCGGTAATCTGAAAGCCGGCTACAACGGCACACAGATATACAACCGGATGGATGCAAAGTGGAGAAGAGAATATGAACCTACTGATCCTAAATTTAACGGTACCACTACCATCAACTTTCCTTTATTAAGATATTCTGATGTCCTGCTGATGTATGCCGAAGCTGATAATGAGATCAATGGGCCACAAAGTCAGGCTGTTGAATATGTGAATCAGGTAAGACGAAGAGCATATGGTAAAACTTTGGGCAATGGCGTGTACTATGTGACTGTCGATAACGGCGGAACAGGATATACACAGGAGCCACAGGTCAATATTGTGGGTGGCGGAGGTTACGATGCAGAGGCGAGAGCTGTAATATCTGCAGGGAAAGTGACAAGTATAATGCTTCTCAATCCCGGGCAGGGATTCACTTCTGTACCGAATGTAATCATTGCCGGAAACGGAACAGGAGCGACTGCCACAGCTACCTTAGATCCGCGCGCGACAGTCAATGCGGATCTGAAAACCAATGAAACTCTTGATAAAGTAGCGTTTCGTCTGGCTGTACGGAGAGAACGTGCATTAGAGCTGGGCTATGAAGGCTTGAGAAGATTTGATCTGGTACGCTGGGGGGATTACATCAGCACCATGAAAAATGTTGCTGTTCATATCAAGAGTACTGCAACAGGTACATCTGCTACTTATGCATATGCCTCCCGTCACGGAGATAATATCTCGCCGCGGGATACATTGCTGGCTGTTCCGTCACGGGAGATCCAGATGAACAAAAAGGCTAAACAAAATAATGGTTGGTAA